TCAAATACTGCTAATCTTCTGCCATTTTATTTATCGCGTATAAAAACCCGAGAAATAATATATCCAGGTTCATTTGTTCCTCAACGCTTTTGTCAAGAATTAAATTCACCCTGCTTTCAAATTCTTCATCCTTTTTCCAGAGAATGAATACGACAGGAATTCTCGGGAGCAAATACAATCTGACTGAGGCATCTCCGAATTTGGATTTTTCCCCTCCCAGTCTTTTCCCTTTTTCAATAAAACCTTCAATGTCATTTCCATATTTTTCGGCTAATTTTGGAAGCGGCAATTCATGCGCGCCCCGGAAGAAAAAAATCCCGCCTTTTAACTGGTGCGGAGACACCAATATGTTGCTGACGGGAATATCTTTGGCGCATACAAGGTAATGAAGCAGAAACAGCGGCAAAAAAGGAGATATTTTCTCTTTTCCTGGGTTAAAAATCAATTTTTTTTCTAAATCGACAACAAATTTTTCATTAAATACCTTGATATAAATTTGTTTATTTTCAGGGTTATATTCAGCTCTTGAGTTAACAGCCATTTCATGGGGAGAAATATCGGCCAGTTTCTTCCAAAGTTCCTGTTCAAACATAATAATCCTGTTCTACATTATTCATTAATCTTTAAACTTGAAATAAAGGCGGGTATTATTAAAGAAGATATTTTATCTATCCATATAATAATTTGGATAAATGTCCGATTCACCGACTATCTCTTCTCTGAGAGAAAAAAGAAGTTCACCTTTCAAACAGCCAATCCTTCTCTCTAATGCCTTCTGGTTAAGCATCAGCGCGTCCATTTTAAGGTTTAGTTCAGCTAAAACGCTGCAAATGTCTCTTTCTTCTTTTTTAGAACATGATTTTTTCATTTTTTTATCCATATTTTATTTTTTAGAATTATTTCGATATAATACTATTATAAAATTTCTCTTTAGTCAAGGAAATTTTAAATCTAATTTTATTGACACCGTAAAAAATATCTAATAAAATTAACCATCATGCCTTTTATTGCCGACTTTCACATTCATTCAAAATACAGCCGCGCCACAAGCAGGGAAATGGATATACCCAATATCGCCCGCTTTGCAAAATTGAAAGGCATTTCTCTTATCGGGACAGGCGATTTTACTCATTTCCAATGGCTGGTTGAATTAAAAAAATATCTTAAACCCAAAAGCCGCGGGATTTTTGAATGTGAAGGTGTAAATTTCATTTTGACATCTGAAGTCTCAAGTATATACACAAAAAACGGAAAACTGAGAAAAATACACAACATAATACTCGCTCCTGATTTTATAACTGTGGAAAAAATCAATTCCGGCCTTTCGCCCTATGGTAAACTGGATTCAGACGGCAGGCCGATATTGAAACTTGACGCGAAAGACCTTTTAAAACTGCTTTTAAATATCTCCCCCGAATGCGTCCTTATTCCCGCGCATATCTGGACACCTCATTTTTCGCTTTTTGGTTCAGAATCCGGGTTCGATACCATCGAAGAATGCTTTGGTGACCTGGCAAAACATATCTTTGCGATGGAGACCGGGCTCTCGTCTGATCCTTCCATGAACTGGCGGCTTTCCGCGCTGGACAGGATCACACTTATTTCCGACTCCGACGCCCATTCGCCGAAAAACATGGGAA
This region of bacterium genomic DNA includes:
- a CDS encoding DUF3786 domain-containing protein, translating into MFEQELWKKLADISPHEMAVNSRAEYNPENKQIYIKVFNEKFVVDLEKKLIFNPGKEKISPFLPLFLLHYLVCAKDIPVSNILVSPHQLKGGIFFFRGAHELPLPKLAEKYGNDIEGFIEKGKRLGGEKSKFGDASVRLYLLPRIPVVFILWKKDEEFESRVNLILDKSVEEQMNLDILFLGFLYAINKMAED
- a CDS encoding endonuclease Q family protein; translation: MPFIADFHIHSKYSRATSREMDIPNIARFAKLKGISLIGTGDFTHFQWLVELKKYLKPKSRGIFECEGVNFILTSEVSSIYTKNGKLRKIHNIILAPDFITVEKINSGLSPYGKLDSDGRPILKLDAKDLLKLLLNISPECVLIPAHIWTPHFSLFGSESGFDTIEECFGDLAKHIFAMETGLSSDPSMNWRLSALDRITLISDSDAHSPKNMGREANMLDCAIDYSEIVTAMKTKDKTKFLSTIEFFPEEGKYHFDGHRECKVRFSPKETMAHNKLCPVCGKKLTIGVMHRVEVLSDREENITPPSAIPFKNIIPLEEIIAESLGLSRNSITVEKEYFSVLSRLGTEFDILMNIPEDELKKKTHPRVVEGITKTRRGEVKINPGYDGVYGEIEIDWNNTNKNAETQIALF